The genomic segment aacagcctcttagataggtacatggagcttagaaacatagaggtccatgtgctagggaaattccaggcagtttctagagtaagtttcatagttggcacatcattgtgggctgaatggcctggaatatgctgtagatttctatgttgtatgttgaACTGCGAAATAActttggctatcctacaatcctctgataatcccccgtcactaaggatgatttaattatctctgctagggccccaacaatttctgcactacctcccgtagggtccgagggagcaccttgtcatgccctgaagatttatccaccctaatctgcctcaggatagcaaacatctccttttctttaatctgtacaggtcccatgaTTTTAATGCCacttttccacactctcattgacactgtgtccatctcctgagtaaatgagatgaaaaaaatatttaagatctcccccatctgctttggttccacacgtggattgccacttcagtcttccagaggaccaattttgtgccttgcaattcttttgcttttaatctatctccagaatccctgaggattatccTTTATCTCTTCTGTGAGGGGAATCTCATGCTTTCTTTCAACCATCCTGAATTATTTCTTAtgtgtcctcttgcatttcttatactccataagaacctacctgcctatccttgttatgcaactccattttgtgcttcaccaggttctcaatatcacttgaaaaccaagagatacagtttctatctttaccttttattctgacaagcacatacccacTTTGTTCTtacaaaattttgctttgaagtcCTCAATTTACCAAGCtcacctttgccataaagcagcctgtcccagtccacagttgccagatgcTGGTGTCATAATTTCAGTGTTgttccatgccctgaacacatctgcctttcctacactgctccttgtattgaaatgtacaggattgagcatattcactgcaccatgctcaactttttcattcctgaatttgtctgaggactgaacaacatctgtctccacaacctctccactatctgttctgttattcagggctctattccccctgcaactttagcttaacccccccccccttaccCCTACCTCCCACCAtacagctctatcacccctttggctttcctctcccagatcaataaaaaggaggtgcacaccaggtacaggcagataggaacaaatggggtacttatgaagtacaggaaattcaagtgaacacttatgaaagaaataaaagaaggcgtgaggttgccccagcagtcaaagtgaaggagaatcctcagggattctgcagatatattatgagtgaaaagattgcaagggaaaaaattaatcctctgcaagatcagaatggtaatccatatgaggagacaaaatagatgtgggagattttttttgcatccgtatttacacaggagatggtcacagagtctatagaagtgaggcaaagcaccatcaacttcatggaccctgtacagattacagaggtggaggtgtttgctgtcttaaggcaaattagcgtggataaatacccagggcctgacaagttgttccctgggactctgcggcagacaactgcagaaattgttggggcccATGCGCAGATATTTAAATcaaccttagtgacaggtgaggtactggaggattggaggacagccaatgttgttccgctgttcaagaaaggctctaaagtaAACTAAGAGATTGtacattggtgagcttgacatcagtagtgggaaagctattggaacgtgtgtgcaggaaccggatatatactgtaagtacttggatagatgtggactgattaaggatagacagcatggctttgtgcacggtaggtaatgtctaaccaatcttacagagccttttgaggaagttatcaggaaagtggatgaaggcaaggcagtggatgttgtctacatggactttagcaaggcacttgacaaagtctcatatggaaggttggtcaagaaggttcagtcactcagcattcaggatgagatagtaaattggatgagacactggctttgtgagaagccagtgtgtggtagcagatggttgcctctctgactggaagcctgtgactagtggtgtgccacagggatcagtgctggatctgttattatttgtcatctatgtcagtaatctggatgttaacatggttagctggatcagcaaatttgtggctgacatcaagattggtggtgtagtggacagcgaggaagactatcatggcttgcagtgtgatctggacccGCTGGAAAAGtgggttgagaaatggaaaatggaatttaatgcagacaagtgcgaagtgttgcactttggtgggacctaccagggttggtcttacacagtgactggtcgggcactgagaagtgttgtagaagaaatgaatctgagaatacaggtctatatttcactgaaagtggtatcacagtttgatagggatggaaagaaagattttgggacattggccttcataaaccaaattactgagtacaggagatgatgTGATGTTggtgttgtacaagacattggtgaggccgaatttggagtgttgggtccagttttggtcactgttacgtaccccgtaactgggttgccaaaccagcagaaatggatcactcagttggagtctggattactggaactaagaaagttttattaaaggaataagcaacacagtaccctaatagtaaggatataaatgcaacaggttagcaatgaataaacacacatgtacacagaactaggataataggatcaatcaagctctatcgcagtctaggggtaaaatgatcaatcacaagtgacagagttcaatttagttcatttCGCAGTAATCGCTTTTGTGccgttgaagagagagagagagagagaacgaatgaatattcaaatcggattccaaacagaccttcgatattcctcacagttagctttcgggcgagccctttgtaatgtcttctgaggtcaccgactgtgacccctccgtttcagacatgatcgttcttctgcggtgaacctagcacccaggcaagggcggacccACACACctggttcccgccgaccgtaactttccaccctgtgcgtctatggctggtcccgcgatcagCCCCCCAAAActccaccgacttgtgggggcgcaccgcttccagggtctcgttacctcgtggtgtcgtgagtggtgtctattgccttagcgaacctgtccctttttatcccccctgttggggtatcgcctgtccatcagacttcaaacagttcagggtttcaaagcagccggtcttgacaatactcagaccggtgtctccttccgttaaactctctcgtctcttcattaacatttccaaatgttgctccattgtcttacttatctctcctcctgaagacaggtggcagatcaactgacgATCCCACTgctgatagcacaggacagtcaacatctcAGTCTTTGCACACCTTTGTCacatcaccaacctacaggaagatgtaaaagaggttgaaagagttcagggaaagttcgcaaggatgttgccaggtctggaggacttgggttataaggaaagattgaacaggatggggctttattccttggaatgtaaaagattgaggggagatttgatggaggtgtgccaaaattatgagggttatagttagggtaaatgcaagctggctttttccactgagatttggTGGGACTCCAACCAGAGGCCACGGATTAAGGGTGACGTTGAaacatgaaggggaacatgaggggaaactttttcacacagatggtcatccaggtgtggaatgagcagacagtccaactggtgcatgcgagctcaatttcaacatgtaagaggtttgtataggtacctggatggtaggggtacaggggtagacagtttaaatagttcaacacaaactagatgggccaaatggcctgtttctgtgttgtacttttctatgactctgtgacaagaacatgaaataatattaatattcatttaattccttttaacagctgtgcagaccaaccattcatctgggcagaagatgttttcatggctttaaaactgtggcactttatattgacagtagataaaagaaaatcccagctgtacGTCAACAAAGGGGaaacccattcatctgctcagacagtgggaatggattcagtcggtcatctcaactgaaggtacatcagcaagttcacactgggacaaggccattcacctgttctgtgtgtgagaagggattcagtcggtcttcccacctgtggacacaccaatcagttcaccctgggcagaggctggtcatctgctgaatttgtggggaatgtTTCGCTCggttatctgacctaatggctcaccagcgagttcacaccggggatcggctgttcacctgctcagactgtgggaagggattcactaaatcatgtaaactgaaggtacatcagcgagttcacacgggagagaggccgttcacctgctcagactgtgggaagggattcactaaatcatgtaaactgaaggtacatcagcgagttcacactggagagcggccattcacctgctcagactgtgggaagggatttactgtgtcatctcagttactgagacaccagtcagttcacactggggagaggccattcacctgctcagactgtgggaagggattcattcagtcatctcaactgaaggtacatcagagagttcacaccagggagagaccgttcacctgctcagtctgtgggaagggattcacttgctcatttaatctgaaggtacaccagcgagttcacactggggagaggccgttcacctgctcagactgtgggaagggattcaaactGTTCGctcacctactgacacatcagcgagttcacactggggagaggccgttcacctgctcagactgtgggaagggattcactcagtcatatcaactgaaggtacatcagcgaattcacactggggtgaggccgttcacctgctcagtgtgtgggaagggatttacaaaGTCATCTGctgtactgagacaccagtcagttcacaatggggagaggccattcatctgctcagtgtgtgggaagggattcatagagtcatctcaactgaagatacatcagcgagttcacactggggagaggccgttcacctgctcagactgtgggaagggattcacttgctcatctcatctactgagacaccagtcagttcacaccagggagtgaCCATTtacttgctcagtctgtgggaagggattcaattggTCATTTCACCTGCTGACACACAGGGaaatggccgttcacctgctctgtccgtgggaagggattcattacgtcatctcaactgaaggaacatcagcgagtccacactgggtcGAGGTtgatcacctgctcggactgtgggaagaaattctctcagccaaatcaaccaattgggcatcactgagttcacaccggggagaggccgttcacctacTGTGAATGTGGTGAAGGATTTGTGGTGGACATGGACTATGCCtttaaatgagagagagagagaaactgtctACAGTACTGCTGcctgcttcttggttgccatggtgagagagaggcggagttatgtgatggacagttcgatgttcacagttgcttcttggttgccatggtaagagagaggcggagttatgtgatggacagttcaatgttcacagttgcttggttgccatggtgagagagaggcggagttatgtgatggacagttcgatgttcacagttgcttcttggttgccatggtgagagagaggcggagttatgtgatggacagttcgatgttcacagttgttTCGTAGCGTGTTTATTTAAGCAAGGTCAGATGACTCTCCCAGAGACACACAGTGGGACACCGGTTACAGCGACCGGTCAGTGAAAGGAGGCCAGTGACAGAGGAGTCACTGGGTGGAACTTTCGAGTGCCCACAAGCGAGGATTGAGGATCGATCTGGGGAGTCGATCAGTGGCTATCACGGTGTGTGTAAGGGCTGACCCTGTGGAGGCTACCGGTGTGTCTACCCTCGCCTGGGTGGTAGCTCACCCTCGAAGACGGTCCCCTTAGTGATAAGCTGCGTTTGGCTAACTCAAGAGTGGATTTGGAGCCTGACGACGGAAGATCAATGGGACCTGTTTACTCGTTCTTCTCCTAGTGTGGTTttcaccttggattacaaataccccattctctctctctctcacaccaattgaactgaacttccttACATTACCATTGTAAGACTTTAACTCTTGTCACCCGAGCTTTAACGAGTTTGGGAATTATATTTACACACAAGTATATGCATAACACTGCTAACTTTTGATTTACCtggtttaagttactatattaagtAGTTACTAATATATAGTAGTTTTTaatatcaaaaccagactccaggtgtgctctattgctgctggttcatttaaaCCGCTGCATTTACGTAACATAATTGCGGCCTGCGtccgggatatgaacaaattgtttGGGGGCTGAATTGATTGATTAATGATCGATCTGATTGGGGAAATCCCCTTTGATTTGTCTGAGTGGAagatcagcagcaatggaggttgatgggtttctGACAAAGACAACTCCTGAAGCATTGGATGGCGCAAAGAGGGTTGTGCTGTTGGAAATTGATCAGAAATTAAAACTTCAGGTGAGCACTAAAATGAGGAAGGCTCAGATACAGACATTAATAGTGGAGTATTATGTATCTAAGGAAGTGTTTGATGGATATGTGACAGGGGAGTATTGTGTATCTAAGGAAGTGTTTGACGGAGATGTGACACTGGTGTATTATGTATCTAAGGAAGTGTTTGACGGAGATGTGACGGGagtattatgtatctgaggaaGTGTTTGACGGAAATGTGACAGCGGAGTATTATCTATCTAAGGAAGGTTTGACGGAGATGTGTCAGCGGagtattatgtatctgaggaaGTGTTTGACAGAGATGTGACAGCGGAGTATTATCTATCTAAGGAAGGTTTGAcggagatgtgttggaaatgtttGCTGAAAGTAAACCTACTGAGACTGAGCTTCAGCTCCAGTTAGAAAAATTAAAGAGAGAGGCTGAGGATAAGCAAAGACAGCATGAGTTACGACTAAAACAGTTTGAGGCTGAGGAAGCGGACAAACAGAggaaagaggcagaaagacagaggtgGTTCAAGGTGGAGAGATGGCCGCAAGGAGGTCCAGTGCCAGACCTTGGTGAGAGGTTTAGTGCCCGTTGAGAAGTTaagttggtacctccatttgatgaagCAGAAGTTGATGAGTCCTTCTTGCATTTTGAAAAAGTGGCTCAGAATCGAAGGTGGCCGAAAGACAGCTGGGCTGttgtgttacaaagtgtaattcagGGGAAAGCCCAGCAAGGGTAGTCTGCCCTAACACTTGAAGAGGCAGCTAATTATGACTCAGTGAAAGAGGCTGTGCTCAAGCCTTATGAGTTGGTTCCGGACGCTTACAGACAAAAGTTTAGAGATTTGAGGAAATCTGGCAACCAAACATATGTGGAATTTGCCAATGAGAAGTCTGTGTACTTCAATCGTTGGTGCACCTCTGTTGGGGTAAATGAGGATATTAacaacttgaaagagttggttttgatcgaagaattcaaaaggtgcgtccctgatgacataaagctgtatttagatgaaaaggatgctgccactttgcaggagtctgctagattagcagatgagcTTGTTTTGACCCACAAGGTGAAGTTTACCTCGGATGAGAGCTTCCAAGAGAGTAGCTGGGATGACCAGGGTAAACTAGAAGTGGAAGCTGGGACTAGTGATGAAAGCCTGGAAGAGGAGGCAGTTCCAGTTGCCTGggttcaggttgttgaagcatCTGTAAATCCGCAGGATGCTGAGCgttgtgttgaagctcagttaaaaCCTGAAATGTCTGATTTGGTTGGAAGGGAATTCAGTCCTTTTGTGAAGTCTGGATTGGTTTCAGgacccttggtcttgctgagggAACAGTGGTTTGATGAGAAAGTGGGTGTTATTCTGTTAAATTGAGTTTTGGAATTTGAAAATAAACAACGGGGTTGTTTTTTCAAGTTTGTGGTTTGGAGAGACAGGGCTTGGAGATCTCTCAAAACAAAGTGGAGTGTTATTTTGACCAGGAGAGACCATCTGCGGATGTTGTCATAGGAACATACGGAACCAAAGGTCTTGGGGAATGGAACAAATGATTTGTTTGAAATTTGGGTTGAGCATCGATCCAGGGTATTGATAAGTGACTCTCACAAGCAGACACACAGTGGCAGTGGGTGGAAGCCGTTGCAGAGAAGTGgggaggaaggtttgaaacaaaGAACTGAGTGACAAggggtcactgtttggactctcccaacagcccacaagggtgggtttggTTATTGATTCCAGCGAATACGAATGTGTGATTGTCACATAGTTTGATCCACTGGAGTGGGTCTTTCTGGTTGGGGAATAACATTTGTGAATACCACTTCTGTTTTACCCTTGCCTGGGCGTGGTAGTCCACTGGAAGACGGTATCCCTGTGGTAAATCACTGCTGGAGTTACTTCGTACGTCGTGGAACTGGacaagtggctatcacgttgtgtgaCTGGGGCAACCCTGTGGAATCTAcctgtgtgtgttacccttgcctgggtggtagttCCCCCCGAACACGCTACCCCTGTGATAAGCTATCTTTTGGTGATGATGCATAAGTGGATTCTGGTTGAGTAACCTGTGGTCACCACTTTGGGATGACctgtagctgaattcgggtgtggtgTTGTGGTAACCACTCGTGTCAAAAGGATATTCCGTGAAGATCACTGTAGGAGATACTTCGTGTGTGGATCTGGGAACGACAGAGATAAAACCTGCAGCTATTTTTATCCAGTTTATCATCGAGGAAAACAATGTAATTGCCTTCTCTTGACATTCACCTTTGGGATACAAAGGTAGGGCTGTCAGTACCATTGACCTCTGTCTCGGGACTGCCGCAGGTGAAGTTTCGCCGAAGCCTtacttgaagtatgtgtctgatatgaagaAGGAGCTGCAAAGGCTTATGAGTTGGCTGGGGAGGCAGCTGCCAAGAAGAATCGGAGAAATAAGAAGAGGTGTGACTAGAAAGtgaagttctcccaactcctgccggcaGACTGAGTCCTCGTAAGGAATTTGGGATTTCCTGGGAAGCACAGGTTGGCTGATCGCTGGTCGGGCACACCCTATCTGGTGGAGAGTCAGTTGCCCGACTTACCGTTTTCCAAGTGCAGCCCGAGGATGGGAAGGGGccggtcaagattctccatcggaatcatCTGTCGCCCCTGGGGTGAGATGTACAGGTGGAACGGGAGCCCCAGGTGCCGGCTACAACCAGTACTGGGACTCTGCGTCCACGTGGGATGGAGGAAGAGCCCACACCGGGAGAGACGGGCCCGCTCAGAGGAGGATGATGACTCGGACAACTGGTGCATGTGGCTGTTCGCTGAGGCCCCCATGATTGAGGGGGAGGCTCCTGGCCCTTCCCCCACTGGGTTAGACGGGGTAAGGGTGGCTACTGATGGACCGTCAGGGGTACCACAGGGCGTTGGAGAGGATGATGTGGGGCCCGAGTGAGAGATAGAGGGTTCCGAGGTGCAGAGGGGTTTGGGTGACCGCTCGCAGGAGGGTTCGCCTCATAGTTTCCATGAGTCTCCTGTAATGTCCGAGGTGGAGGAGTTCGAGGAGGGAGTACACAGGTCACAGAGAAGTAAGGACCCCCCACATAGGTTGGCCTTGATAGCGCCCagggaacagggtgtgatctccACTGTTTCGgggagttatgtcactgctttctgcacttgggttgggctctgtgttttgcaggaagggttggcaaattatctgagtgtcatgaggacatgactgaattctgtggggggagaatgtaggCTCTCATTACCATTAACTGTGGTGTTAGCTGTTCAGGCTAAcagaatggcttctctgtaatgtcacTTAATGCTGTCATGGGTTTCTGTAGCCGAAATGTTTGAGTtagattattt from the Mobula birostris isolate sMobBir1 chromosome 13, sMobBir1.hap1, whole genome shotgun sequence genome contains:
- the LOC140208654 gene encoding uncharacterized protein, with amino-acid sequence MAHQRVHTGDRLFTCSDCGKGFTKSCKLKVHQRVHTGERPFTCSDCGKGFTKSCKLKVHQRVHTGERPFTCSDCGKGFTVSSQLLRHQSVHTGERPFTCSDCGKGFIQSSQLKVHQRVHTRERPFTCSVCGKGFTCSFNLKVHQRVHTGERPFTCSDCGKGFKLFAHLLTHQRVHTGERPFTCSDCGKGFTQSYQLKVHQRIHTGVRPFTCSVCGKGFTKSSAVLRHQSVHNGERPFICSVCGKGFIESSQLKIHQRVHTGERPFTCSDCGKGFTCSSHLLRHQSVHTRE